A genomic stretch from Mycobacterium paraterrae includes:
- a CDS encoding SDR family oxidoreductase, producing the protein MSRTALVTGGSGGIGKACAAKLCELGYDAVLSARREGPLRAAADEIGARYIVADASDPTGFADAIAPLETIDLVVHAAGALGGTYARKQTFEQWRAIISANLDSCFVLTSAALPKMRAGSRFVFISSSASYEPMMARTAYSASKAGMSAFARALALEVDRDGIAVHIVTPGPVETDMLQDVPFEMQAIQVADVAGTVAWLDTVDPSVDVPEIRLSAVRRGPYARKPVVPEEVHRRAAQR; encoded by the coding sequence ATCTCTAGAACCGCACTGGTTACCGGCGGTAGCGGCGGCATCGGCAAGGCCTGTGCCGCCAAACTGTGCGAACTGGGCTACGACGCAGTACTTTCCGCGCGTCGCGAGGGTCCGCTGCGGGCGGCGGCCGACGAGATCGGAGCTCGCTATATCGTCGCCGACGCCTCGGACCCGACCGGATTCGCCGACGCGATCGCTCCGCTCGAGACGATCGACCTGGTCGTGCACGCGGCGGGCGCGCTCGGCGGCACCTACGCTCGCAAGCAGACTTTCGAGCAGTGGCGGGCGATCATCTCGGCCAACCTGGATTCCTGCTTCGTGCTGACGTCGGCGGCACTACCGAAGATGCGCGCCGGCTCGAGGTTCGTCTTCATCTCGTCGTCCGCGTCGTACGAGCCGATGATGGCGCGCACCGCCTACTCCGCGTCCAAGGCGGGGATGAGCGCCTTCGCCCGCGCGCTCGCGCTGGAAGTCGACCGCGACGGCATCGCCGTGCACATCGTGACGCCAGGTCCGGTGGAAACCGATATGCTGCAGGATGTTCCGTTCGAGATGCAGGCAATCCAGGTCGCCGATGTCGCCGGCACCGTCGCGTGGCTCGACACGGTGGACCCGTCGGTGGATGTCCCGGAGATCAGGCTCAGCGCGGTGCGACGGGGACCGTACGCCCGGAAGCCCGTTGTCCCTGAAGAGGTTCACCGGCGAGCGGCACAGCGCTAA
- a CDS encoding LLM class flavin-dependent oxidoreductase, producing MTEWYLFLPQVRVPVADLVERARRAEASGFDGIAFIDHLEAPGLPDESIWEAMSVATWVAAKTERLRIGHLVLCDAFRHPAVLAKQAVTLSEASDGRFDLGLGSGSWPAELARFDVGQQDPLARVKQLERHLDLINQYWGRDEGAAGSQVPRPSRHIPLILGGTGRRMMELVRKHADWWNIPANHIDRLAELAPSAGSARVSIQQMVGFIRKDSDPNKVREVSAKRFGNLGSGLVCGDADELSGHFGHLSGQGVERFYVWFADFAAPESLDEFGETVIKNF from the coding sequence ATGACTGAGTGGTACCTGTTCCTGCCGCAGGTACGGGTTCCGGTCGCCGACCTCGTGGAGCGGGCCCGGCGTGCCGAGGCCAGTGGATTCGACGGGATCGCGTTCATCGACCACCTCGAGGCTCCGGGCCTTCCCGACGAAAGCATTTGGGAGGCAATGAGCGTCGCGACATGGGTGGCCGCGAAGACCGAGCGGCTGCGGATCGGCCACCTAGTGCTCTGTGATGCATTCCGCCACCCAGCGGTGCTGGCCAAGCAGGCCGTCACGTTGTCGGAGGCCTCGGACGGTCGATTCGACCTCGGCCTCGGGTCCGGATCGTGGCCCGCCGAGCTGGCCAGATTCGATGTCGGACAGCAAGATCCGCTGGCCCGCGTCAAACAACTCGAGCGCCATCTGGATCTGATCAACCAGTACTGGGGACGCGACGAGGGAGCGGCCGGCAGTCAGGTGCCGCGGCCCTCGCGGCACATCCCGCTGATCTTGGGCGGCACCGGCAGGCGGATGATGGAACTTGTTCGCAAGCATGCGGATTGGTGGAACATCCCGGCCAACCACATCGACCGCCTGGCGGAATTGGCACCGTCCGCGGGCTCGGCCAGGGTATCCATCCAGCAGATGGTCGGGTTTATCCGCAAAGACAGCGACCCGAACAAAGTTCGCGAGGTGAGCGCAAAGCGCTTCGGAAATCTCGGGTCAGGTCTGGTGTGTGGTGACGCCGACGAATTGTCCGGACACTTCGGTCATTTGTCCGGTCAAGGCGTCGAGCGTTTCTATGTCTGGTTCGCCGATTTCGCGGCGCCGGAATCACTCGACGAATTCGGTGAAACGGTGATCAAGAATTTTTAG
- a CDS encoding acyl-CoA dehydrogenase family protein, with the protein MDVGLNSGQLALRDSVRDVLRAECPPAIARQAMTDSERWRTVWKTVVDLGWTELARPDDDNSFGRMDLAVVLEECGAALAPVPLLSSVGLAAGLLRTAGPAAAETLSDIAEGSVAALAVHPPGHRLPGTTMALENGRIRGRAVAVLGLPRAELIVTLASSADGPVAAVLRVGEGITVHETDGTDPAQPVADVDVDANPIAVAAVDPASALATPLLAAAADLVGVAAAALSRSVEHAKTRHQFGKPIGAFQGIKHALADNYVALERARGLTYAAAARLDDPKTSPTDGWDATALAKAAAAEAAVGCARTGVQVHGALAQTWEHDMHLYLRHAWQVASTLGDSRALYHAVGRRFAGSRP; encoded by the coding sequence ATGGACGTAGGACTAAATTCCGGACAATTGGCGCTGCGCGACAGCGTGCGCGATGTCCTGCGTGCCGAATGCCCCCCGGCGATCGCGCGGCAGGCCATGACAGATTCGGAGCGCTGGCGCACGGTCTGGAAGACGGTCGTCGACCTCGGCTGGACCGAACTCGCCCGGCCCGATGACGACAACTCCTTCGGCCGGATGGACCTCGCCGTCGTCCTGGAGGAGTGCGGCGCTGCGCTCGCGCCAGTACCGCTGCTGTCCAGCGTCGGCCTGGCCGCTGGCCTGCTGCGTACCGCCGGACCCGCAGCCGCCGAGACGCTGTCCGACATCGCCGAAGGGAGCGTTGCGGCGCTGGCCGTCCACCCGCCGGGCCATCGACTGCCCGGCACCACGATGGCGCTGGAGAACGGACGCATTCGGGGCCGGGCCGTTGCAGTGCTCGGCCTCCCCCGGGCCGAGCTGATCGTGACGCTGGCGTCGTCGGCCGATGGCCCGGTCGCCGCCGTGCTCCGCGTCGGCGAGGGCATCACCGTGCACGAAACCGACGGCACCGATCCCGCTCAGCCGGTGGCCGACGTCGACGTCGACGCCAACCCCATCGCCGTAGCCGCGGTCGACCCGGCGTCCGCGCTGGCGACCCCGCTGCTGGCCGCCGCAGCGGACCTGGTCGGTGTGGCTGCCGCCGCGCTGTCCCGCTCGGTCGAGCACGCGAAGACGCGCCACCAGTTCGGCAAACCGATCGGCGCATTCCAGGGCATCAAGCACGCATTGGCCGACAACTATGTCGCGCTGGAACGCGCCCGCGGTCTGACGTACGCCGCCGCGGCGCGGCTCGACGATCCGAAGACCTCCCCCACCGACGGCTGGGACGCGACCGCACTGGCCAAGGCCGCCGCCGCCGAGGCCGCGGTCGGATGCGCACGCACCGGCGTGCAGGTCCACGGCGCCCTGGCGCAGACCTGGGAACACGACATGCACCTATACCTGCGGCACGCGTGGCAGGTGGCCTCGACGCTCGGAGACAGTCGCGCGCTGTACCACGCGGTCGGGCGTCGCTTCGCCGGGAGTCGCCCATGA
- a CDS encoding acyl-CoA dehydrogenase family protein, with protein MTATELTAEYDAWLSDFLPRDYYQRYDEYRWDIGLRRDHQRAAFEAGWLQPTWPREHGGRSLGLAEAMEIRLEAAMRSAPKLPNVAGPGVAAPGIRRFGTPEQIDRLLVPLLRGDEWWALGMSEPEAGSDFAGLSTRAVLDGDVFRVKGRKIWTTQAHLSRWCTLYARTDPDAPKHRGISCFILDLESPGLTIEPIRMASISDETFCEVVLDDVEIPADSVLGDLNGGWQVAMSSLSHERQMIWIMNWVEIQRGLATVRESQAGHDDDSSGEVFAELGSLLADAEAVKATGYRALHNELAGQPSPEADILKLLGSVTLQRVWDLAAMTAGPPSMQDAGLLFERQDALAATIYGGTSEIQRNIIAERLLGLPKG; from the coding sequence ATGACCGCGACCGAGCTGACGGCCGAATACGACGCGTGGCTGAGCGACTTTCTGCCCCGCGACTACTACCAGCGCTACGACGAATACCGCTGGGACATCGGGCTGCGTCGTGATCACCAACGGGCCGCCTTCGAGGCCGGCTGGTTGCAGCCGACATGGCCACGCGAGCACGGCGGACGGTCACTGGGTTTGGCCGAGGCGATGGAGATCCGGCTCGAGGCGGCGATGCGATCGGCCCCCAAGCTGCCCAACGTCGCCGGGCCCGGCGTCGCGGCACCGGGTATCCGGCGCTTCGGCACCCCCGAGCAGATCGACCGGCTGCTCGTCCCGTTGCTGCGCGGCGACGAGTGGTGGGCACTGGGCATGTCCGAACCAGAAGCCGGATCCGACTTCGCCGGCCTGAGCACCCGGGCCGTGCTTGATGGGGACGTGTTCCGCGTCAAGGGCAGAAAGATCTGGACGACTCAGGCCCACCTGTCGCGGTGGTGCACGTTGTACGCCCGCACCGACCCCGACGCGCCCAAGCATCGCGGAATCTCGTGCTTCATCCTCGATCTCGAATCCCCCGGCCTGACCATCGAACCCATTCGGATGGCATCGATCTCGGACGAGACGTTCTGCGAGGTTGTCCTCGACGACGTCGAGATTCCGGCCGATAGCGTGCTCGGCGACCTCAACGGCGGATGGCAGGTGGCGATGTCGTCGCTCAGCCATGAGCGACAGATGATCTGGATCATGAACTGGGTCGAGATCCAGCGCGGACTCGCCACGGTCCGCGAGTCGCAGGCCGGCCACGACGACGACTCCTCCGGAGAGGTGTTCGCCGAGCTCGGCTCCCTGCTCGCCGACGCCGAGGCCGTCAAAGCGACCGGGTATCGAGCGCTGCACAACGAACTCGCCGGCCAACCCAGCCCCGAAGCGGACATCCTCAAACTCTTGGGTTCGGTGACCCTGCAGCGAGTTTGGGATCTGGCAGCCATGACAGCGGGTCCGCCGTCGATGCAGGACGCCGGCCTGCTCTTCGAACGTCAGGACGCCCTGGCCGCCACGATCTATGGCGGCACCTCGGAGATCCAGCGCAACATCATCGCCGAGCGACTGCTCGGACTGCCGAAGGGATGA
- a CDS encoding acyl-CoA dehydrogenase family protein has product MDYDLGTDAAELRTRLRELIATHIPEGFLGACTNDPKDLATTESFCKMLASDGLLALAWPKEHGGAGGSVWQQTVLREEMWAHHEPRGAQYMGINWVGPALMRYGTDEQKARHLSAIAAGEVIWCQGFSEPEAGTDLASLRTRAYPDSGGWRITGQKVWTSYAQMASWCVLAACTDPDAPKSKRLTLFLVPMDRTGITVRPIRSMLGPHHLNEVFLDGVEVARNEVLGEVGDGWRVMREALAFERVGIARYARCESLLDRMQTELGDDWDKLPESIRTRWVRALIDLRIARLLAYRAVSLQDDPTAGGAASAARIATTTCDQQVAELLFDVLGPTALDSGMSAPLHGAIEDHWRYAQAATVASGTIEVQRMLVARETLGDH; this is encoded by the coding sequence ATGGATTACGACCTCGGCACCGACGCCGCCGAACTTCGAACCCGGTTGCGGGAGTTGATCGCAACGCACATCCCGGAGGGATTTCTGGGCGCGTGCACCAACGACCCGAAGGACCTGGCGACCACCGAGTCGTTCTGCAAAATGCTGGCATCCGACGGCCTGCTGGCGCTGGCCTGGCCGAAAGAGCATGGCGGCGCCGGCGGTTCGGTGTGGCAGCAGACCGTGTTGCGCGAGGAGATGTGGGCACACCACGAGCCACGTGGCGCCCAGTACATGGGCATCAACTGGGTGGGGCCCGCGCTGATGCGGTACGGAACCGACGAGCAAAAGGCCCGGCACCTGTCCGCGATCGCCGCCGGGGAGGTGATCTGGTGCCAGGGGTTCTCCGAACCCGAAGCCGGTACCGATCTCGCGTCGCTGCGCACCCGCGCATATCCCGATAGCGGCGGCTGGCGCATCACCGGCCAGAAGGTGTGGACGTCGTATGCGCAGATGGCATCCTGGTGCGTGCTGGCGGCCTGCACCGACCCGGACGCCCCAAAATCCAAGCGCCTCACCCTGTTTCTGGTTCCGATGGACCGGACCGGGATCACCGTCCGGCCCATCCGGTCGATGCTGGGGCCGCATCACCTCAACGAGGTCTTTCTCGACGGTGTCGAGGTGGCCCGCAACGAGGTCCTCGGCGAAGTGGGCGACGGGTGGCGGGTAATGCGGGAAGCGCTCGCGTTCGAGCGAGTTGGGATTGCCCGCTATGCCCGGTGCGAGTCGCTGCTGGATCGGATGCAGACCGAACTCGGCGACGACTGGGACAAGTTGCCAGAGTCGATCCGGACCCGTTGGGTACGGGCGCTGATCGACCTGCGCATTGCGCGGCTGCTGGCCTACCGCGCGGTGTCGCTGCAAGACGACCCCACCGCTGGCGGCGCGGCCAGCGCCGCTCGCATCGCCACCACCACCTGCGACCAGCAGGTCGCGGAGTTGCTGTTCGACGTGCTCGGGCCCACGGCACTCGACAGCGGCATGTCGGCGCCGCTGCACGGCGCAATCGAGGACCACTGGCGGTACGCCCAGGCGGCGACGGTGGCGTCCGGAACCATCGAGGTGCAGCGGATGCTGGTCGCGCGCGAGACATTGGGAGATCACTGA
- a CDS encoding acyl-CoA dehydrogenase family protein has translation MKPALPEDIAEFAAVATKRLVRFGGVQAALHAESDDQLRRDARTALSDLGAFDLEVRASTDDLLAAAVLCQAAGATALPYPLVEELLAIDGARLALVSPEAPRVDHGDLPGGWIATDLDGTRYAVQPTSRTAAKLGPFLVPATLSQPDGTVPAADVDLHLTLGSWRIVGAIQQALEITRRHVVARMQFGKPLAEFQAVRFTIADASVAARGLHELAKYTISRMESAPAQVRSADALVLRLKATETARQVFRAAHQLLGALGFCDESDVSVLDRHTQSLVRQPVSAEVLAMRLLPDVRSGALETLFSDPVSA, from the coding sequence ATGAAACCCGCTCTGCCAGAAGACATTGCCGAGTTCGCCGCCGTCGCCACCAAACGGCTGGTCCGGTTCGGCGGAGTGCAGGCCGCACTTCACGCTGAGTCCGACGACCAACTGCGTCGCGACGCCCGGACGGCGCTGTCCGACCTCGGGGCGTTCGACCTCGAGGTGCGCGCATCCACCGATGACCTGCTCGCGGCCGCGGTGCTATGCCAAGCCGCCGGCGCGACAGCGTTGCCCTACCCGCTGGTCGAGGAACTGCTCGCGATCGACGGCGCCCGCCTCGCTTTAGTGAGCCCCGAGGCGCCCCGCGTCGACCACGGCGACCTGCCCGGCGGCTGGATTGCGACCGATCTGGACGGGACGCGCTACGCCGTCCAGCCGACGTCACGCACAGCCGCCAAGCTCGGACCGTTCCTGGTGCCGGCCACGCTGAGCCAACCCGACGGCACGGTGCCGGCTGCCGACGTCGATCTGCATCTCACCCTCGGGTCCTGGCGGATCGTCGGCGCGATACAGCAGGCGTTGGAGATCACTCGCCGACACGTCGTGGCCCGGATGCAGTTCGGCAAGCCGCTCGCCGAATTCCAAGCCGTGCGATTCACCATCGCCGACGCATCCGTTGCGGCTCGCGGACTGCACGAGCTGGCGAAGTATACGATCAGCCGCATGGAATCGGCTCCTGCGCAAGTGCGTTCGGCGGATGCGCTGGTGCTCAGGCTCAAGGCGACCGAAACCGCCCGTCAGGTGTTCCGGGCCGCGCACCAGCTGCTCGGAGCCCTGGGCTTCTGCGACGAATCCGACGTGAGCGTGCTCGACAGGCACACCCAGTCGCTGGTCCGCCAGCCGGTCAGTGCCGAGGTGCTCGCCATGCGCCTGCTGCCGGATGTGCGCAGCGGCGCGCTCGAGACGTTGTTCTCCGACCCGGTCTCGGCGTGA
- a CDS encoding class I adenylate-forming enzyme family protein: protein MSAPEGIPFGSKLLQLAEQHGDDVALTVIDRDGNAESLTFAELDGRANQWGRALSHAGAQIGSLVALGIPNSEEFVLAALGCWKIGAVPVPMRWDLPDWERSRVLEVIAPAVAVDDALRPVLTARAAGESSDPLPEVVSPNANGICSSGSTGLPKVILTLAQGVWTPESSFPFLAAWTPTPTPQTILVPGPMYHTNGFSPLTYLLGGDRLVVLEKFDAATVVDAIEVYRVTNFTATPTMLSRIAALPGIRERDLSSIAWILQGAAVMPHALLRTWFELLSPEQVVMAYGMTENLGLTALRGDEWLAHPGSVGRGFRDTEVRILDPEGEPVKAGELGEVYLRSPMSAGYLYLGGAPLLASTPDGFRTAGDLGYLDDDGYLYIADRRSDMIVTGGANVFPAEVECALVEHEGIADVVVIGLADTEWGRRVHAVVQLADNATALTEHDVIAYAKARLAAYKVPKTVEFVDQIPRTAATKVNRSAMVEARGG from the coding sequence GTGAGCGCTCCGGAAGGAATTCCGTTCGGCTCTAAGCTTCTACAGCTCGCCGAGCAACACGGCGACGACGTGGCTCTCACGGTGATCGACCGCGACGGGAACGCCGAATCGTTGACGTTCGCCGAGCTCGACGGACGGGCCAATCAGTGGGGCCGCGCCCTGTCGCATGCCGGCGCTCAGATCGGTTCACTTGTCGCGCTGGGTATTCCCAACTCCGAAGAGTTCGTGCTGGCCGCGCTGGGGTGTTGGAAGATCGGCGCCGTCCCCGTACCGATGCGCTGGGATCTGCCGGACTGGGAGCGGTCGCGAGTGCTGGAGGTGATCGCTCCGGCCGTCGCCGTCGACGACGCATTACGTCCCGTGCTTACCGCCCGCGCCGCCGGCGAATCCAGCGATCCCCTACCGGAGGTCGTGTCTCCGAACGCCAACGGGATATGCAGCAGCGGATCCACCGGCCTACCGAAGGTCATTCTGACGCTGGCACAGGGAGTCTGGACGCCGGAGTCGTCGTTCCCCTTTTTGGCAGCCTGGACGCCGACCCCTACGCCGCAGACCATCCTGGTTCCGGGCCCGATGTATCACACCAACGGTTTCTCGCCGCTGACCTACCTGCTCGGCGGTGACAGGTTGGTGGTGCTCGAGAAGTTCGACGCGGCAACGGTTGTCGATGCGATCGAGGTGTACCGCGTCACGAATTTCACCGCAACCCCCACGATGCTGTCGCGCATCGCGGCCCTGCCGGGCATCCGGGAACGGGATCTGTCCAGCATCGCGTGGATCTTGCAGGGCGCAGCGGTCATGCCTCACGCTCTGCTGCGCACATGGTTCGAACTGCTCAGCCCCGAACAGGTCGTGATGGCCTACGGGATGACAGAAAACCTGGGGCTCACTGCGTTACGCGGCGACGAATGGTTGGCCCACCCGGGCAGCGTGGGCCGCGGCTTCCGGGACACCGAGGTCCGGATCCTGGATCCGGAGGGCGAACCGGTCAAGGCCGGCGAACTCGGCGAGGTGTATCTGCGCTCGCCGATGAGTGCCGGATACCTTTACCTCGGCGGCGCACCACTGCTGGCGTCGACACCCGACGGATTCCGGACCGCGGGCGACCTCGGATACCTCGACGACGACGGCTACCTCTACATCGCCGATCGACGCAGCGACATGATCGTCACCGGCGGCGCGAATGTCTTTCCCGCCGAAGTGGAATGCGCGCTCGTCGAACACGAAGGCATCGCCGACGTCGTCGTCATCGGCCTCGCGGACACGGAGTGGGGCCGCCGCGTGCACGCGGTGGTCCAGCTCGCCGACAACGCGACAGCGCTGACCGAGCACGACGTGATCGCATACGCGAAGGCGCGCCTGGCCGCCTACAAAGTCCCCAAGACGGTCGAGTTCGTCGACCAAATCCCGCGAACCGCGGCCACCAAAGTCAACCGGTCCGCAATGGTCGAAGCGCGCGGGGGCTGA
- a CDS encoding RICIN domain-containing protein: protein MRRQVFAILSAVSTAAIASTGVATADGPVEIKSRLGDACLDAPSDVWPNHVMVNPCNGADFQRWNLTGDQRLESAAFPGKCLNRPQDIEALRLVGCWSSQRWSLQPDGHITAALGGCLTLLGGPGPGTAVGSRPCGGGPEQGWDAVP, encoded by the coding sequence ATGCGTCGACAAGTTTTCGCCATTCTGAGCGCAGTTTCGACCGCGGCGATCGCCAGCACCGGTGTCGCGACGGCCGACGGACCGGTCGAGATCAAGAGCCGGTTGGGCGATGCCTGTCTCGACGCCCCAAGCGACGTCTGGCCGAACCACGTCATGGTCAACCCCTGCAACGGAGCCGATTTTCAGCGCTGGAACCTGACCGGCGACCAACGGCTCGAGAGCGCCGCGTTTCCCGGAAAGTGCCTGAACCGGCCGCAAGACATCGAGGCGTTGCGGTTGGTCGGGTGCTGGAGCAGCCAGCGTTGGAGCCTGCAACCCGACGGTCACATCACCGCTGCGCTCGGCGGCTGCCTCACCCTGCTCGGCGGACCCGGACCCGGCACTGCAGTCGGTAGCCGCCCCTGCGGAGGGGGACCTGAGCAGGGTTGGGACGCCGTTCCCTGA
- a CDS encoding hotdog fold thioesterase produces the protein MAAQDDAEPTTRDARFIKTAVEILRETGRTDFTVQEVVARSKTSLRAFYQHFGSKDELLIALLERTMAQATQAWRGETAGLASTAAIKLIIDRISAEPESSTQDSLNRAMNLYNQHLSETRPHDYARVLAPLHNLLRDVIQRGISEGVFRPNLDVGPAAAIVMQTILGALRLHWLGAELTGAPIDAAHLYDFCVRALGADETVVPETPTLAELFNQIGMRPGTRNGRFAMTIPVSPQVVNTSGALQGGLIATLIDVAGGQFGLDYLQDGTTMTTADMNIRYLRPIRQGTAYAVPRMLRGGRRAMVMQIDVLSDDDGDEGLLASATVNFAVINGATPKLPDWPSS, from the coding sequence ATGGCCGCACAGGACGACGCCGAACCGACGACCCGGGATGCCCGCTTCATCAAAACCGCGGTCGAGATCCTCCGAGAAACCGGGCGCACGGACTTCACCGTGCAAGAGGTGGTGGCCCGCTCGAAGACCTCACTGCGCGCCTTCTACCAACACTTCGGCAGCAAGGACGAACTTCTGATCGCCCTGCTGGAGCGAACGATGGCGCAGGCGACGCAAGCCTGGCGCGGCGAGACCGCGGGACTGGCCAGCACCGCGGCGATCAAGCTGATCATCGACCGGATCAGCGCGGAGCCCGAGTCGAGCACTCAGGACAGCCTCAATCGGGCGATGAACCTGTACAACCAGCACCTGTCCGAAACCCGGCCCCACGACTACGCCCGCGTGCTGGCCCCGCTGCACAATTTGCTGCGCGACGTCATTCAGCGCGGCATCAGCGAGGGCGTCTTCCGGCCCAACCTCGATGTCGGCCCCGCCGCCGCGATCGTCATGCAGACGATTCTCGGGGCACTGCGCCTGCACTGGCTCGGCGCCGAATTGACCGGCGCCCCGATCGATGCCGCCCACCTCTACGACTTCTGTGTTCGCGCTCTTGGTGCCGATGAGACCGTCGTGCCCGAGACGCCGACACTGGCCGAGTTGTTCAATCAAATCGGGATGCGGCCGGGCACACGCAACGGTCGATTCGCGATGACCATCCCGGTCAGCCCGCAGGTGGTCAACACCTCCGGCGCACTACAGGGCGGCCTGATCGCGACCCTGATCGACGTCGCCGGCGGCCAATTCGGCCTGGACTATCTGCAGGACGGCACCACGATGACCACCGCCGACATGAACATCCGCTACCTGCGACCGATCCGGCAGGGCACGGCGTATGCGGTGCCTCGCATGCTGCGGGGTGGCCGGCGGGCGATGGTCATGCAGATCGACGTGCTCAGCGACGACGACGGTGACGAAGGCCTGCTTGCCTCGGCGACGGTGAACTTCGCCGTGATCAACGGCGCTACCCCCAAGCTGCCCGACTGGCCTTCATCGTGA
- a CDS encoding amidohydrolase family protein, with translation MPSRELSFPVFDADNHMYESQEALTKFLPENRKRVIDYVQVRGRTKIVVRGHISEYIPNPTFEVVAKPGAQEDYFRNGAQGKSYREILGEPMKAIPAFREPAARLEVMDELGIDYALMFPTLASLVEERMKDDPEMTHDVIHALNQWMYEQWSFNHKDRIFATPVITLPIVERALEELEWCLERGARTVLVRPAPVPGFKGSRSFGLEEFDPFWQACVQAGIPVSMHASDSGYSEFANVWEPGDEFLPFKPTPFRSFAMGHRPILDAMGALVCHGALSRNPELRILSIENGADWVPDLFKGLKGVYKKMPQAFSEDPVEAFKRCVYITPFWEDRFTEIVKMMGTDRVLFGSDWPHPEGLKDPISFVDELTDFSEEDVAKIMGGNLMRLMKVSAPANA, from the coding sequence ATGCCGTCTCGTGAACTTTCCTTCCCGGTCTTCGACGCCGACAACCACATGTACGAGTCGCAGGAAGCGCTGACCAAATTCCTTCCGGAGAACCGCAAGCGCGTCATCGACTACGTCCAGGTCCGCGGTCGCACCAAGATCGTGGTGCGCGGACACATCAGCGAGTACATCCCGAACCCGACCTTCGAGGTCGTCGCGAAACCCGGCGCGCAGGAGGACTACTTCCGCAACGGCGCGCAGGGCAAGAGTTACCGCGAAATCCTCGGCGAACCGATGAAGGCCATTCCTGCGTTCCGGGAACCGGCGGCACGGCTGGAGGTGATGGACGAACTCGGCATCGACTACGCCCTGATGTTCCCGACCTTGGCCAGCCTGGTCGAGGAGCGCATGAAGGACGACCCGGAGATGACCCATGACGTCATCCACGCGCTCAACCAGTGGATGTACGAGCAGTGGTCGTTCAATCACAAGGACCGCATATTCGCCACCCCGGTGATCACCCTGCCGATCGTCGAGCGTGCGCTCGAAGAACTCGAGTGGTGTCTGGAGCGCGGCGCGCGGACCGTGCTGGTCCGCCCGGCGCCGGTGCCCGGCTTCAAGGGCAGTCGCTCGTTCGGGCTCGAGGAGTTCGACCCCTTCTGGCAGGCCTGCGTCCAGGCCGGGATCCCGGTGTCGATGCACGCCTCTGACAGCGGCTACTCCGAATTTGCCAACGTGTGGGAGCCCGGCGACGAATTCCTGCCGTTCAAGCCGACGCCCTTCCGCAGCTTCGCGATGGGACACCGCCCGATCCTCGACGCCATGGGCGCGCTGGTGTGCCATGGCGCGCTGTCCCGCAACCCCGAACTGCGGATCCTGTCGATCGAGAATGGCGCCGACTGGGTGCCGGATCTGTTCAAAGGTCTCAAGGGCGTCTACAAGAAGATGCCGCAGGCCTTCAGCGAGGACCCGGTGGAGGCGTTCAAACGCTGCGTCTACATCACCCCGTTCTGGGAGGACCGGTTCACCGAGATCGTCAAGATGATGGGTACCGACCGCGTGCTGTTCGGATCCGACTGGCCACACCCCGAAGGTCTCAAGGACCCGATCAGCTTCGTCGACGAGCTGACCGACTTCAGCGAAGAGGACGTCGCCAAGATCATGGGCGGCAACCTGATGCGGCTGATGAAGGTATCGGCGCCGGCCAACGCGTAG